In Acidobacteriota bacterium, one genomic interval encodes:
- a CDS encoding Trk family potassium uptake protein — protein sequence MSSPPAAAPARLHRPFSPAQVLVLSFAALITSGTALLRLPVSATREPLTVLDAVFTATSAVCVTGLVVVDTAGELSLFGQTVVMLLIQIGGLGYMAISTVVGVALGRRLTVHERLTLQEAMNVQTMEGLARFVLTVLKLTVAFELAGAIALAARWTPEFGFARAAYYGLFHSVSAFNNAGFSLFPDSLMRFRGDWIVNLVVTTLVISGGLGFVVITEIGRVRQYRRFSTHTRLVVTMTAALIVITTALIWVIERDNPRTLQPLGSGEAILAAYFQAVTPRTAGFNTIDIGAMMPASLFLVILLMFIGAAPGGTAGGVKVSTVSIMAAVIWGMIRGRSEPTLLRRRIPPALIARAFSICLIGFLALNVVAGLLLAIESRELLPTLFEATSAFGTVGLSMGEADAPVSLAGHFSAVGKILIMGIMFMGRIGPLTLAVAIARSRQPARVRHPEGKFLIG from the coding sequence GTGTCGTCGCCACCGGCCGCTGCGCCCGCCCGTCTCCATCGCCCGTTTTCGCCCGCCCAGGTGCTGGTGCTCAGCTTCGCTGCGCTCATCACCTCGGGCACCGCTCTTCTGCGCCTGCCTGTCTCGGCCACCCGCGAGCCGCTGACGGTGCTCGACGCCGTGTTCACGGCGACGTCGGCCGTGTGCGTGACCGGGCTCGTCGTCGTGGACACTGCCGGCGAGCTGTCGCTCTTCGGGCAGACGGTGGTGATGCTTCTCATTCAAATCGGCGGGCTCGGCTACATGGCGATCTCGACGGTCGTCGGCGTCGCGCTGGGCCGGCGATTGACGGTGCACGAGCGCCTGACGCTGCAAGAGGCGATGAACGTGCAGACGATGGAGGGGCTCGCGCGGTTCGTGCTGACGGTGCTCAAGCTTACCGTCGCGTTCGAACTTGCCGGTGCGATCGCGCTGGCCGCCCGGTGGACGCCCGAGTTCGGTTTTGCCCGGGCCGCCTACTACGGGCTGTTCCACTCGGTCTCGGCGTTCAACAACGCGGGATTCTCGCTGTTCCCAGACAGCTTGATGCGATTCCGCGGCGACTGGATCGTGAATCTCGTCGTGACGACGCTCGTGATCTCTGGAGGGCTCGGGTTCGTCGTCATCACGGAGATAGGCCGGGTCCGGCAGTATCGGCGCTTCTCGACACACACGCGGCTGGTCGTGACCATGACGGCGGCGTTGATCGTCATCACGACGGCCCTCATCTGGGTGATCGAACGCGATAATCCCCGCACGCTTCAGCCGCTGGGCTCCGGCGAGGCGATTCTTGCGGCGTACTTCCAGGCGGTCACGCCGCGGACCGCGGGCTTCAACACGATCGACATCGGTGCGATGATGCCGGCGAGCCTGTTTCTGGTCATCCTCCTGATGTTCATCGGCGCGGCGCCCGGGGGCACGGCCGGCGGGGTCAAGGTCAGCACCGTCAGCATCATGGCGGCCGTGATCTGGGGGATGATTCGCGGCAGGAGCGAGCCGACGCTGCTGCGGCGGCGGATCCCGCCGGCGCTCATCGCCCGCGCGTTCTCGATTTGCCTGATCGGCTTTCTCGCGCTCAACGTGGTGGCCGGGCTGTTGCTGGCCATCGAGTCACGCGAGCTGCTGCCGACGCTGTTCGAGGCCACGAGTGCGTTCGGGACGGTGGGCCTCTCCATGGGCGAGGCGGACGCACCGGTGAGCCTCGCAGGTCATTTCTCCGCCGTTGGAAAGATCCTGATCATGGGCATCATGTTCATGGGCCGGATAGGACCATTGACGCTCGCTGTGGCCATCGCTCGGAGCCGCCAGCCGGCGCGCGTCCGGCACCCCGAGGGCAAGTTCCTCATCGGGTGA
- a CDS encoding phosphatase PAP2 family protein: MAIGGAGALAAHQWDGEVVEESQQHLRPSVFETGNIGGGFLIQTGASFGLYSVARLAGSDDFAALGADLTRAHILTQGIVHAAKFASRRARPDGSDRYSLPSGHTASAFATGTVLQRHFGWKAGIPAYGFGAYVAASRMSANKHHLSDVLLGAAIGVAAGRTVTLGPGKAQFNVGVAPTHGGAAITFTKH, encoded by the coding sequence GTGGCTATCGGCGGGGCCGGGGCGCTCGCGGCACATCAGTGGGATGGAGAGGTCGTCGAAGAATCGCAGCAGCATTTGCGCCCGAGCGTCTTCGAAACTGGCAACATCGGTGGCGGCTTCCTCATACAGACAGGCGCCAGCTTCGGGCTGTACTCCGTCGCCAGGCTGGCCGGGTCGGACGACTTCGCCGCGCTTGGCGCAGATCTGACGCGTGCGCACATCCTCACGCAGGGGATCGTCCACGCGGCCAAGTTCGCGTCGCGTCGCGCGCGACCCGACGGCAGCGACCGATACTCGCTCCCATCAGGCCACACCGCGAGCGCCTTTGCGACCGGGACGGTTCTCCAGCGGCACTTCGGCTGGAAGGCCGGTATTCCCGCGTATGGCTTTGGCGCCTACGTCGCGGCGTCCCGGATGTCAGCCAACAAGCATCATCTGAGCGACGTGCTGCTTGGCGCCGCGATTGGCGTAGCGGCGGGCCGGACAGTGACGCTCGGGCCCGGCAAGGCTCAATTCAACGTGGGCGTGGCGCCCACTCACGGCGGAGCCGCGATCACCTTCACGAAGCATTGA
- a CDS encoding TrkA family potassium uptake protein, with product MKLKRKQFGVIGLGRFGSAMATTLTELGHDVIGVDADESRVQQLADVITQALQIDATDERTLRAAGVRDVDVAVVSIGENIESSLLVVMQLRELGIRTIVAKAVTPLHGRILEKLGVSRVIFPEREMAVRVAHSLVMPNVLDYIELSRDFSIVEVPAPDAFVGRTLKQLELRPRLGLTLIAIKRRSPDSRVIVTNIAPAADEEIRPGDTLALLGSNERLNQLDQLLGR from the coding sequence ATGAAGTTGAAGCGGAAGCAGTTTGGAGTCATTGGCCTGGGGCGCTTCGGGTCCGCGATGGCCACGACGCTGACCGAACTTGGCCACGATGTCATCGGCGTCGACGCCGACGAATCGCGCGTGCAGCAGCTGGCGGACGTGATCACGCAGGCGCTGCAGATCGACGCCACGGATGAGAGGACGCTTCGGGCTGCGGGGGTTCGGGACGTCGACGTGGCCGTCGTGTCGATAGGCGAAAACATCGAGTCGAGCCTGCTCGTCGTGATGCAGCTTCGCGAGCTTGGCATCCGGACGATTGTCGCCAAGGCGGTGACGCCGCTGCACGGGCGCATCCTCGAGAAGCTCGGTGTCTCGCGGGTGATCTTCCCGGAACGCGAGATGGCGGTCCGCGTCGCCCACAGCCTCGTCATGCCGAACGTCCTCGACTACATCGAGCTTTCCAGGGATTTCAGCATCGTCGAGGTGCCGGCGCCCGATGCCTTCGTCGGGCGCACGCTGAAGCAGCTCGAGCTGCGCCCGCGGCTGGGGCTCACGCTCATTGCCATCAAGCGGCGGTCGCCCGACTCGCGCGTGATCGTCACGAACATCGCGCCTGCCGCCGACGAGGAGATACGCCCCGGCGACACGCTGGCGCTGCTTGGCAGCAACGAACGCCTGAACCAGCTCGATCAGCTGCTGGGGCGGTGA